Within Streptomyces sp. SS1-1, the genomic segment GCGGAGTCCGCCGCCCGCCGCTGGCCGGCCGGACGGTACGCCGCCGTCGTACGGCATCTGTGCGCGGCGGGCCATCGCGTCGTGCTGACCGGCGGGCCCCGCGAGGACGCCCTCGTCACGGACGTCGCCGAACGCGCCGGGCTGCCGCCGTGGGACCTGCTGCCCGGCGGGCTGCCCTTCGCCCGGCTCTCGGCCCTCGTCGCCCACGCGACGCTCCTGATCAGCGGCGACACCGGCCTCGCCCACCTGGCGGTGGCCCACGGCACCCCGTCCGTGACCCTGTTCGGACCGGTCCCGCCCCATCTGTGGGGGCCACCGCCGCTGCGCCGGCACATCGCGCTGTACGCGCCGGGACCGCCCGGTGACCCGCACGGTGACACCCCCGACCCCTGCCTGCTGCGCACCACCGTCGACGAGGTCGTCGTCGCGGCCCGCTCCCTGCTGCCCGCCCCGCCCCCGACCCGCGCGGCGGAACCGGCGACCGGCACCCGCACCCGCCCCTGACCGGCCGCTCCGACGCGCCGGGCCCCGGCGCGGGCCCCCCGCCGGAGTTCTCTCCTTGCCCTCATGGCGCAGCCGAGTGAGGGTGGAGGTGCGGTCGGGCGGCGGCCACACCGGCGCCCCTCCCGTCCGACGCACCCGGCCGACAGGAGCGGAAGAGCGAGGCACGATGACAAGTCGTTCCCCCCTCACGGTGGTGCCGGCCACCGACCGTGTCACGGTGGTGTGCCTGACCGGCACACTGGACGCGGACGGCTGCGCCCGGCTGGCCCCGGAACTCACGCGGCACCTGGACAGCGCCGCCCGCCGGGGACACCGGCTGGTGCTCGACATGACAGCCGTCCCCACGGTCGACGAGACCGCCCGCCGCGCCCTCCGGGACCAGACCGCGCACCTCGCGGGCTCCCCCGTCCTCGTGGTGGCGACACCGGAGGTCCGCAAGGAACTGGAGCAGGACGACCTCCCCGGCCTCCGCCCCCACGGCACGCTCGTCGAGGCGCTCACCTCCCTGCCCCCCGCCCCCGCCGGGCCCGTACGGCCGCCCCGGAGCGGAAACCCGCCCGCCGCCGAGGCGGACCACCTGCGCCGCGAGATCTTCGGGCTCCGCGCCAAGGCCCGCACCAGCGGCCTCATCGGCATCGCGCAGGGCATGCTCATCGCCCGCTACGGCCTGCCCGGCCCCGACGCCGCGTTCGCGCTGCTGCGCGAGGGCTCCCAGCAGTGCAACGTGCCCCTGCGGGTCCTCGCGTCCGCCGTCGTCACCGCACCCCCGCCGCAGACCGACACCCGCTGGTTCGTCGGACGCGGCACCCACCCCCCGCCCCCCGACACCGCGTTCCTGCGCTCGTACACCGGTGACGTCACCGACCGGCGGCAGATCATCTCCGCCGCCCTGGACACGGCGATCGCCGTGTCCGAGGCCGACGCGGGCGAGGCGCACCTCACCGACGCGGCCCAGGACCACGCGCTGTTCCTCGAAGGGCATCGCGGACTCGGCGCCGACTACTGGGACGAGGTCGCCCTCGTCACCGGCGCGCCGGTGGTGTGCGCCGTCGCCCAGGAACGCCGCGAGCCCGTCGCCGTGCCCGACGTCGCCGCCGACGACGCCCTCGCGGCCCACCCGGCCGGTCGGGCCCTGCTGGCCGCGGGCAGCAGGGCCGTGTACAGCGTGCCGCTGATCACCCCCGAGGGGCACTGCACCGGAACCCTGACGCTGCACAGGAACGAACCGGGCATCTGGCCGGGCGCCACCCGGCGCGCGGAACTCGCGCGCCTGGCGGCGGACGTCGCGGCCTGGCGCTCGTGGTACCGCCGCACCGTCGTCCTGGACGCCCTGGAACACCTCCACCAGAACCGGCCGGGCCAGGGCGCCGGGAACAGCTGACGGCGACCGGGCGGGAAGCGGGGCTCAGGGCCCCGACCAGCCGCTCTCCCACTCCGCCCGGCGCCGCGGATCGTCCGACGGGTCGTCGTCCTCGTCGGAACGGTCGCCCTCCGCCTGCGACGGGGTCGTACGGGCCACCTCCTCGGCCGTGTCCTGCGTGCCGTCCTGCTCGCGGTCGCCTTCGGCCTGCGACGGGGTCGATCCGCTCACGCCGATCCAGCCCAGCGGCCGTACGTCCGTGGCGAGCGGCTCGTTGTCTGGGCCGCGGGCCGCCTCCCGGGCCGCCAGGACCCACGGCCGGGTGCGGGAGTCCCTGAGGCCGGGCAGGCGCGAGTAGTCGTACAGGCGCCGGGCGACCCGGACCCGGACCGGCCGGCCCTCCCACCACTCCTCGACGTCCAGCCGGTTCGCGGACAGCCCGGGCAGCGCCGGACCGGTGAGGTCGTCCCGGCGCGACATCGCCGCCATGTCCGTCCCGGGCCCCGGCGACCAGCGCACATACAGCCCCCGGCGGGCGGCGACCAGCCCGGCCGGCTCGCGAGGTTCACCCCTCCCGGCGCGTGCGGACCGCCGCGTTCCTCCGGTCGGCCCCCGGCCGGGGCGGCTCGCCGCGCGCGTCCGCCGCCGGGATGCCAGCGTGGAGGGCGGCAGCCGACGACGACGGAGCGGAACGGTCATGGCACGGGCGATCTGGACAGGCGTGATCACGTTCGGACTGGTCAGCGTGCCGGTCGGTCTGTACACCGCCACCCAGGACCACACGATCCACTTCCACCAGCTCCAGCGCGGCACCTCCGACCGCATCCGCAACCGCCGGGTGAACGAACGCACCGGCGAGGAGGTGTCCCCCGACGACATCGTCAAGGGCTTCGAGGTCGCCGACGGCGAGTACGTCGTCGTCGAACCGGAGGAACTGGACGCCATCGCGCCGGGCCGCAGCCGCGCCATCGAGATCTCCGACTTCGTCGACCTGGACGAGATCGAGCCGGTGTACTTCGCCCGCCCCTACTACCTCGCCCCGCGCGGCGAGGAGAACCTCAAGGTGTACGAACTCCTGCGCGCCGCCCTGGAGAAGGCCAACCGGGTCGGGGTCGCCACCTTCGTGATGCGGGGCAAGCAGTACCTCACCGCGCTGCGCGCCGAGGAGAAGGTGCTGATGCTCCAGACCCTGCACTGGGCGGACGAGGTCCGCGACCCCACCCGCGAGCTGCCGCGGCTGCCGGAGCGGCGGGCCGGCAGCGGCAAGGAACTCGACATGGCGCTCCAGCTCGTCGACGCCCTGAGCGGCCCGTGGGAGCCGTCCCGCTACCACGACACGTACGAGGAGAAGGTGCGCGAACTCGTCCGGGCCAAGGCGGAGGGACAGGAGATCACCCCGGCCGAGGAACCGCCGGCCGCCACCAACGTCGTCGACCTCATGGAGGTCCTCCAGGGCAGCATCGACCGCGCCCGCTCCGGCCGCGAGAAGAAGGGCGGGGAGCGGGACGGCGCGCGCGGCGGCGCCCGGCGCGCCAGGAAGTCCCCGCCCAAGTCCGCGGCCAAGCCGAAGGGTTCGGCGCGCAGGACCTCCGACGCCCCGAAGAAGAGCGAACTGCGCGACCTCAGCAAGGCCGAGCTGTACGAACGGGCCACCGAGCGGGAGATCCCCGGCCGGTCCCGGATGAGCCGGCAGGAACTGATCGACGCCCTCGCCGGAGGCGGCCGCCGGCGCAAGAAGGCCGCGGCCTGACCCCGGCCCCCGCACCGGCTGGGCCGCCCGGATGAAAAGCGCCTGCTCCATCGGAGGTGCCGTGGGCGGCCCCGGCGCCCGGCGCCCCGACGGTCCCCGATGATCTTCGCGTCGGCGCTGGGCCGGCCCGGAGACGAGGAGTGACGATGGCCGACCGGACGCCTTACCGGATCCGTGCGAACCGGCCGAAGGGCCGCTGGGCCGCGCTCTGCGCGTCGGCCGCCCTGCCCCTGGCGCTGGCGCCGGCGGGCACGGCCACCGCGTCCACCGAGCCCGCGCCCCCGCCTCCCGCGCTCGACGTCGCCACGGCGGTGGCGTACGGGCTCGTCCACCCGGAGGCGGCTCCCGCCGACGCCGACGACTGGTCGTGCCGCCCCTCGCGGACGCATCCCCGCCCGGTCGTCCTGCTGCACGGCTCGGCGGCGAACGCCTACAACAACTGGAGCATGCTCGCGCCGTATCTCAAGAGCCTCGGGTACTGCGTCTTCGCCCCCAACTACGGCGGCACGCCCGGCAATCCGTTCAAGGCGACCGGCCCCGTGCCGACGTCGGCCCGGCAGATCGCCCGGTACGTCGACCGCGTCCTGAAGGCCACCGGCGCCCGCAAGGTGGACCTCGTCGGGCACTCGCAGGGCGGCGGCCCCACTCCGCGCTGGTACCTGAGGTTCGAGGGCGGCACCGACCCCGCCCACCCCGAGCGCAACAAGGTGCGCCGGCTGATCGCCCTCGCCCCGTCCAACCACGGCGGGAACCTCTCCGGCGTCGGCACGGTCACCGGCCGGCTGGGCCTCCACCCGGCGATGTCCGCGGTGGTCGGGCAGGCGTGGTCGGACCAGATGGTGGGCTCCGAGGTGAACCGCACACTCGACCGCGACGGCGACACCCAACCCGGTGTCTCGTACACGGTCGTCTCCACCCGGTACGACCTCTTCGCCACGCCCTACCGCAACAACTTCCTGACGGCCGGTCCGGACGCCACCGTGCGCAACATCCTCATCCAGGACGTCTGCCCGCAGGACGTCTCGGACCATCTGTCGCTCGCCTACGACACCAACGCCGCCCAGCTCGTACGGAACGCCCTCGACCCGGCGCACGCCCGCCCCGTCCGATGCGGCCTCACCCTGCCCCTGCTGGGCGGCTGAACCACGGGCCGTGTCACGGGCACTCACCCGGATGTACTAAGCTGCTCCCAGAGCCGGTCACCGCAACTCGCGGTCTCCGACCCTGCGTTGGTGGTCCAAGGAAAGACGCCCCGCTTCCTGCGGGGAGATGCAGGTGCAAGGCCTGCCCGGCGCTCCGACACGAGGCCCGTCCGCATCACGCGGACGGGCCTCGGCGTTTCCCGTGCCGCACATGCCGCGCAGGGATCAGGGCAGTAGTCGTCATCAGTGAGGAGTCCCCGCCGCCACCCCGACGAGGAGTACGCCATGACATCCACGGGACAGAAGGACTCACCCGCCATGGACGCGGACGGCGAGCCCGCGCTCAAACGGGTCATGGGTCCCGGTCTGCTCCTGCTGTTCATCGTCGGGGACATCCTCGGCACCGGCATCTACGCCCTGACCGGACAGGTCGCCGGCGAGGTCGGGGGAGCGGCCTGGCTGCCGTTCGTCATCGCCTTCACCGTCGCCCTGATCACCGCCTGCTCCTACCTGGAACTGGTCACCAAGTACCCCGAGGCCGCGGGTGCCGCGCTGTACGTGCACAAGGCGTTCCGCAAGCACTTCCTGACGTTCCTGGTGTGCTTCGCCGTGATGTGCTCCGGCATCACCTCGGCGTCGGCGGCCTCCAGAGCCTTCGCGGCCAACCTGGTCACCGGGTTCGGGCTGGACGGCGGCGACGGGCTCATCCTCGCGATCGCCCTCGGCTTCATGGGGCTGGTGCTCCTCGTCAACCTGCGGGGCGTCAGCGAGAGCCTCAAGGTCAACGTGTTCCTGACGGCCGTCGAGCTGTCGGGTCTGCTGCTCGTCGTCCTGATCAGCGGCTGGTTCATCGCCGGGGGGAACGCCGACTTCTCCCGCGTCGTCGCCTTCGAGACCGCCTCCGACAAGAACGTCTTCCTCGCCGTCAGCACCGCCACCTCGCTGGCGTTCTTCGCCATGGTCGGCTTCGAGGACTCCGTCAACATGGCGGAGGAGACCAGGGAACCGTCGCGGATCTTCCCCCGCATGATGTTCACCGGGCTCGGCATCACCGGCCTCATCTACGTCCTGGTGTCCGTGTGCGCGGTCGCGGTCGTGCCCGTCGGCCGGCTCGCCGCCAGCGAGACGCCGCTCGCGACCGTCGTCCAGACCGCCGCTCCCGACTTCCCCATCTCCGACCTGCTGCCGTTCATCTCCATGTTCGCCGTGGCCAACTCGGCGCTGATCAACATGATGATGGCCAGCCGGCTGCTGTACGGGATGAGCCGCAAGGGCGTCCTGCCGCCGTTCCTGGCCAAGGTGCACGCGGTGCGCCGCACCCCGCAGGCCGCGATCCTGTTCACCACGGTCATCGCCTTCGGCCTCATCACGTTCGTCTCGCTGAACCCGGACAGCCCGGTCGTCGCCCTGCTCGGCGGCACGACGTCGCTGCTGCTGCTCACCGTCTTCGCCGGGGTGCACGTGGCGGTCCTGGTGCTCCGCAAGGACACGGTGGACACCCCGCACTTCCGGGCCGGCCGCGTGCTGCCCGTCGTGGGGGCGGTCGCCTGCGTCTACCTGGTGCTGCCGTGGTCGTCCGGCCGCCCCGGCGACGAGTACCGCATCGCGGGCGTGCTGCTGCTGATCGGCGTCGCCCTGTGGGCCGTCGCCTGGTTCACCCGCGACCGCACCTCCGCCCCCGTCGCCGCCACCGAGGCCACCGACGCCACGGAACACGAGACGCGGCCCTGACCACCGGCGCGCCGGGCGGGCACGCGGCCCGCCCGGCTCAGCCCGCGAACGGTCCGCGGGCCGCCTTGAACCGCTGCATCGCCGTCAGCCGGACCGCGACATACCCGGCGGCCACCGCGGCACCGGCGTTCAGCAGATCGGCCGCCACGTACTGCGCCACGGCCTCCCGCACCTCGGTGAGGCCGTCGCTGTCGGCGTACCCCGACGAGGCGTACCGGCCGAGCAGCGTCCCGCCGACGAACAGCCCCCACCACAGGTTCACCGGCCAGAGAGACGCCCGCCGCGGCAGCGGCGCCGCCGCGCCCCACATGTCGACGGCGACGCGGTACGGCATCCAGAGGTTGACGAACGGGATCAGCCAGCCCCCGACGGCCCATCCCCGGCCGTTGCGGAAGGCGTCGGGCGCCAGCACGCCCAGGTCCCGCCGCATCAGGTAGAACCAGACGACGAACACGACCATGCCGGGCAGGGTCACCATCCCCTGGAGGTCACCGGCCCGCTCGTACAGCGTGTACGCGCCGTCGAGCGCCCGCGCCGGGTCCGCCCCGGTCAGCGTACGGATCCGGAGACCGGCGAACACCGCGAACAGATCGGTCAGCGCCATGCCCGCCAGCAGCACACAGACGACCACCAGGAGCACCTGCGACGCGGGCCGCACGCCGCCGGGCAGACGGGTGTGCGGCGGCGGAAGCGGATCAGAGGAAACGGACATGACGACGACCCCCCACGGGCGACGAGTGGAAACGGCCCGCGGAAGATCGCGTGCGGAGGAACGATAGGCGAGGACGACCGCCCCGTCCACGCGGGCGGCGACGGCTCCGCACGGGTCCCCCGGCGCCCCGCGCGCGTCACTCCGGCGCGGACGTGTCGGGGGCCGCCGGGAACGGCCCCAACCGGCCGCGCAGGAACGGCTCCTGGGACAGGACGGCCCCGACGCTGAGGGCGATCGCCACGGCGACGCACACCACGATCAGCCAGGACAGCATCACGAAGACCGAGCCGACCGAACCGTAGTCGGCCAGCGCCCGGTTGAGCGCCCGCGGCATGTAGAAGTGCGCGGTCACCGACAGACCGCTCACCGCGACCGCCGTGATGACGGCACCCGGCAGCAGCGGTTTCCACGGCACGGCCCCGCCCAGCAGCAGATGCTGCGTCCACCACCACATCAGGGCCTGCATCAGCAGCACGATCGGGAACCCCAGCGTCGCGCCCAGCCCGAACCCGTTGTGCAGCAGCCCCTGCACGACCAGCGCGGCCAGCCACAGCG encodes:
- a CDS encoding DUF4328 domain-containing protein; translation: MSVSSDPLPPPHTRLPGGVRPASQVLLVVVCVLLAGMALTDLFAVFAGLRIRTLTGADPARALDGAYTLYERAGDLQGMVTLPGMVVFVVWFYLMRRDLGVLAPDAFRNGRGWAVGGWLIPFVNLWMPYRVAVDMWGAAAPLPRRASLWPVNLWWGLFVGGTLLGRYASSGYADSDGLTEVREAVAQYVAADLLNAGAAVAAGYVAVRLTAMQRFKAARGPFAG
- a CDS encoding Ku protein; this encodes MARAIWTGVITFGLVSVPVGLYTATQDHTIHFHQLQRGTSDRIRNRRVNERTGEEVSPDDIVKGFEVADGEYVVVEPEELDAIAPGRSRAIEISDFVDLDEIEPVYFARPYYLAPRGEENLKVYELLRAALEKANRVGVATFVMRGKQYLTALRAEEKVLMLQTLHWADEVRDPTRELPRLPERRAGSGKELDMALQLVDALSGPWEPSRYHDTYEEKVRELVRAKAEGQEITPAEEPPAATNVVDLMEVLQGSIDRARSGREKKGGERDGARGGARRARKSPPKSAAKPKGSARRTSDAPKKSELRDLSKAELYERATEREIPGRSRMSRQELIDALAGGGRRRKKAAA
- a CDS encoding DUF6098 family protein, which gives rise to MTVPLRRRRLPPSTLASRRRTRAASRPGRGPTGGTRRSARAGRGEPREPAGLVAARRGLYVRWSPGPGTDMAAMSRRDDLTGPALPGLSANRLDVEEWWEGRPVRVRVARRLYDYSRLPGLRDSRTRPWVLAAREAARGPDNEPLATDVRPLGWIGVSGSTPSQAEGDREQDGTQDTAEEVARTTPSQAEGDRSDEDDDPSDDPRRRAEWESGWSGP
- a CDS encoding ANTAR domain-containing protein; the encoded protein is MTSRSPLTVVPATDRVTVVCLTGTLDADGCARLAPELTRHLDSAARRGHRLVLDMTAVPTVDETARRALRDQTAHLAGSPVLVVATPEVRKELEQDDLPGLRPHGTLVEALTSLPPAPAGPVRPPRSGNPPAAEADHLRREIFGLRAKARTSGLIGIAQGMLIARYGLPGPDAAFALLREGSQQCNVPLRVLASAVVTAPPPQTDTRWFVGRGTHPPPPDTAFLRSYTGDVTDRRQIISAALDTAIAVSEADAGEAHLTDAAQDHALFLEGHRGLGADYWDEVALVTGAPVVCAVAQERREPVAVPDVAADDALAAHPAGRALLAAGSRAVYSVPLITPEGHCTGTLTLHRNEPGIWPGATRRAELARLAADVAAWRSWYRRTVVLDALEHLHQNRPGQGAGNS
- a CDS encoding esterase/lipase family protein → MADRTPYRIRANRPKGRWAALCASAALPLALAPAGTATASTEPAPPPPALDVATAVAYGLVHPEAAPADADDWSCRPSRTHPRPVVLLHGSAANAYNNWSMLAPYLKSLGYCVFAPNYGGTPGNPFKATGPVPTSARQIARYVDRVLKATGARKVDLVGHSQGGGPTPRWYLRFEGGTDPAHPERNKVRRLIALAPSNHGGNLSGVGTVTGRLGLHPAMSAVVGQAWSDQMVGSEVNRTLDRDGDTQPGVSYTVVSTRYDLFATPYRNNFLTAGPDATVRNILIQDVCPQDVSDHLSLAYDTNAAQLVRNALDPAHARPVRCGLTLPLLGG
- a CDS encoding glycosyltransferase family 9 protein, with the protein product MTGHRRRVLVLRALGLGDLLAGVPALRGLRRAFPGDHLVLALPPALREAALATGAVDAVLPAEAPGRGVPDLTHWTGPPPDLAVDLHGNGPASRDALAALRPRTLLAYADGTPDWRADEHERRRWCRLLAAHGVPADPDDLRLPPPAAPSPAPGAVVVHPGAESAARRWPAGRYAAVVRHLCAAGHRVVLTGGPREDALVTDVAERAGLPPWDLLPGGLPFARLSALVAHATLLISGDTGLAHLAVAHGTPSVTLFGPVPPHLWGPPPLRRHIALYAPGPPGDPHGDTPDPCLLRTTVDEVVVAARSLLPAPPPTRAAEPATGTRTRP
- a CDS encoding APC family permease, with product MTSTGQKDSPAMDADGEPALKRVMGPGLLLLFIVGDILGTGIYALTGQVAGEVGGAAWLPFVIAFTVALITACSYLELVTKYPEAAGAALYVHKAFRKHFLTFLVCFAVMCSGITSASAASRAFAANLVTGFGLDGGDGLILAIALGFMGLVLLVNLRGVSESLKVNVFLTAVELSGLLLVVLISGWFIAGGNADFSRVVAFETASDKNVFLAVSTATSLAFFAMVGFEDSVNMAEETREPSRIFPRMMFTGLGITGLIYVLVSVCAVAVVPVGRLAASETPLATVVQTAAPDFPISDLLPFISMFAVANSALINMMMASRLLYGMSRKGVLPPFLAKVHAVRRTPQAAILFTTVIAFGLITFVSLNPDSPVVALLGGTTSLLLLTVFAGVHVAVLVLRKDTVDTPHFRAGRVLPVVGAVACVYLVLPWSSGRPGDEYRIAGVLLLIGVALWAVAWFTRDRTSAPVAATEATDATEHETRP